The stretch of DNA TCCGCCGCGAGAAGGCGGGCTACCATGACGCGGCGCCAACGGACAAGCGCATCGCCAGCGCCACGGCCATCCGCCGGCTGTGGCTCGAGGCGGGCCGTCTCGACGCGGTGCGGCCCTACGTGCCGGAAACCACCTACGCCATCCTCCGGCGCGAAGAGGAGGCCGCTCGCGCGCCGATGCATTGGGAGCGGTTGTATCCGCTTCTTTTGCATCAGTTTGCGGTCCTGGAAGCGGACGAAATCGCCGCCATTGTCGACGTGGACGAGGGCCTGGAACACCGCCTCCTGCGCGCCGTTCGCACCGCGCCGTCCTTCGAGGCTTTCCTGCGCGCCGCCAAGACGAAGCGGTACACGTGGACGCGGCTGCAGCGGGCCCTTGTCCATCTGCTCCTCCGGCTGACGAAGGACCGCTTCCGCGCGCTCGACGTCCGCGCCGGCGTCCCCTACCTGCGCGTGCTCGGGTTTACCGCCCGCGGCCGGGAATTTTTGCGCCGGCGTAAGAAGCACCTTGCCGTGCCGCTGGTGACGCGCGCCAGCCAGCTCGACCACCCGCTGTTCGCCTTCGACCTGCGCGCGGCGCGGGTGTACGCCTTGGGGTACCCGCCGGAGGTCGCCGCCGCGGAATGGAACCGCGAGTTCCGACAGCCCCCGGTGCAGGTGTAGGGGATCACGCCCCTTCGTCCGGCCCTGCGTCCGTTTTCGGCGGCAGCGCCGCCAAGAAGCGCAACGCGTCGTCGATCGTCCGCACCGGCACGACGCGCAGCTTGCCGCCCAAGCGTGCGGCGGCCTCCCGGGCCACCTCGGCATTGGACCGTTCGCCCGGGGGCGCTTCGGCCGGGGCAAAAAAGATGTCCGCGCCGGCGCTCGCCGCCGCCCACACCTTTTGGTGCACCCCGCCAACAGGACCGACGCGGCCCGACTCGTCGATCGTGCCCGTTCCGGCGATGCGGTAACCCTTCGTCCAATCGCGCCCTTCCAGCTGGTTGAGGATTTCCAAGGCAAACATGAGGCCAGCCGAGGGCCCGCCAATGCCGCCCGCGTTCACCGTCACGCGGCGCGGCAGGGTGACGGACCGCTCGGTGGCCGGCACGATGCCCAGCCCTGCCCGCTGCGCCTCGCCCGGCTGATGCGGCAGGGCCTTCAGGCGGATGGAGACTTCCTGCGCGTTTCCCTCCCGTAGGAAGGCGACGCGGACCGTCTCGCCGACGCGGCGATCCTTGAGCGCCTCAAGCAGTTCCTCGCGCGTGTGCACCGGGCGGCCGCCTACGCGGACGATGACGTCGCCCGGTTCCAGCACGTCCGCCGCCGCGCCGGCGCGCAGCACCTCGAGCACGCGGACCCCGACAGCCCGCACCGTAACCGGCAGGCCGGCTTTGCGAAAGGCGACGATCTCGGCGTTTTCCTGCGACCGGCGCATCTCCTGCAGCTGGCGCTGGGTATACTCTTCCGGCGACTCGTGGGGGGCGAGGATCTGCTGTTTCGGGAGGGCGTCGTAAAACGGATGGAGGGCGGCAATGGCATACAGTGCCACGTTTCCCGGCATCATCGACACGGTGGTGAAGAGAAACGCGCCGTTGTCCGTCGCGCGGGCGCCCTCGACGCGCACCACGTTGTGCACGGGCTCGGCAAGGCCCGGCTTGGTGACGTAGTACGGCACGGGCACGAGCAGAAACGCCGCGACGGCCACCGCGATGCCCAGCCGCTTGAGCAGCGCCCGCACGTTCCCGCGGCTCATCGGGTGCCCTCCCATCGGCGCAGCTTCTCTTCGATCTCGTCGATCATCGCCCGCGCCGCCTTTTCGCCCTCGGCGATGATTTCGGCGATGTTGGTGAAGGCCGTGGAGCTGAACCGCCCCACGTCGGGGCGAATGACCACGTCCGCGTGCAGCACGCGGCTCTGGTTCACTTCCTTTTCCAGGATGTCGATCGTCTGCGCGATGACGTCAAAAATGGACTGGATGCGCGTCGAAAGCTGAAACGGCGTCACGTCAACGGCGATGATGAAATCGGCGCCCATGTCGCGCACGACATCGACGGGCAGGCGGTCGGTCACGGCGCCGTCCACATAGAGGCGCCCGTCAATGCGCTCGGGGACGAAGATGCCGGGGATCGACATGCTGGCGCGCACCGCCTGGTCGATGGGCCCCGTGCGAAACACCACCCGCTCGCCGCGCTCCAAGTCCGTGGCCACCACCGCCACCGGGAGGGACAAGTCCTCGAGGTTCTTGCCGTGGGTGAGGAGGCGAACGAGCTGCTTCACCTTTTCGCCGGCCACAAACCCCAACTTGGGCACGGTCATGTCCAGCCAATGCTTGCGGCGCAGCTGAATGGCGAGGCGCTCCAGCAAGGACAAGTTTAGGTCGTTGGCATACAGCACCCCCACCAGGCTGCCCATGCTGGAGCCGGCGATGCAGTGCGGCCGAATGCCCCGTTCCTCGAGAACCTTGAGGACGCCGATGTGCGCCATGCCCCGCGCGCCCCCGGCCCCCAGGGCCAAACCGATTTTCGCGTTCCCCACCGTCTTCACCTCGCGTGTCGCTCTCCTTGCAAAGGGTCTATTCGCGGACAGCCCCGCGTATGATGTGCGTGTAACAGCACGCGGACCTTCGTCGTGCGGGGAAGGAAGGTCGAGTATGCCCAAACGCTCACCGCTGCGAACCGGCCTGTTTGGTGGCTTGGTGCTCGTCGTCGCCGCTTGCCTGGTTGTCGCGCCCAAGCCCGCTCTCGAAGCGTCCCTGCGGGGGCTGACCATCTGGTGGGACATTGTCTTTCCCGCTTTGCTGCCGTTCTTGATCGTGTCGGAAGTGCTCGTCGCGTTCGGATTGGCCCACTTTTGCGGCGTGCTCCTCGAGCCGTTTATGCGACCGCTCTTCAACGTGCCGGGAACCGGCGCCCTCGTGCTGACGATGGGCTTTTCCTCCGGCTATCCCGTGTGCGCCAAAATGGCCACGCGCCTTGCCGAGGAGGGACTGCTCACCCGCTCGGAAGCGGAACGGCTGATCGCCTTCGCCACCACGGCCGACCCGTTGTTCATCGGCGGTGCCGTGGCCGTCGGCTTTCTCCACCACCCCGCCGCCGCCGGATTTCTCGCCGCCGTGCACTACGGAACCGCCCTCCTGATCGGCGTGGCGATGCGCTTTTACGATCGCCACGGCGCGCGGACGGTCTACCGCCCGCCCCAAGGAGGCTGGCTCCTCCTGCGCGCCCTCCGCGCCATGCACCAGGCGCGGGAGGCCGACCGGCGGCCCCTGGGGCAAGTGCTGGGCGACGCCGTCTGGTCGTCGCTGCAAACCCTGCTGATGATTGGCGGGTTTATCATCCTGTTTTCCGTGCTGCTCGACCTGCTCACCCGGTCCGGGGGCGCCGCGCTGCTGAGGGCGGCGCTCGCCCTCGTCTTGTCGCCCCTCGGGGTTCCGGCCGACCTCCTGCCGGCCTTTGTCGCCGGCACCTTCGAGGTAACCATGGGCACGCGCATCGCCTCCGAGGCCATGGCCACCGTGTCCACCCCGGCGGTCCTCGCGTCGGTCAGCGCCCTTCTGGCGTGGGGCGGCCTATCCATTCACGCCCAGGTGGCGAGCATCGTCAGCGCGATGGGTCTGCGCCTCAAGCCCTACCTGATCGCCCGCGTCGTGCACGCTGTCCTGTCCTGGCTGGTGGCGTGGTGGGTGAGTGCGCGCTGGCTGCCGCACGCCCTGCCGGTGTGGACCCCCATCGTGCCATGGGCGCCGCAAACGGGGCATCTGGCCGGTGGCTGGCTGCAATGGGGGAAAGCAACCCTTCTCTTCGCCTTGGCCCTCGCGCTGCTCGGCCTAGCGGCGTTCGTCGGCTCGCGGCCCTTTCGCCGCCTGCGCCGGCGCTGACGCCTCGGCGGCCAGCTCGGCGTACTTGCGGCGCAGGGCCTCCTCCACGATCGGCGGCACCAGGTCGTTCACCGGCCCGCCGAAGCGGGCCACCTCCTTCACGATGCTGGAGCTGAGGAACGAGTATTGGTTGTTCGTCATCATAAAAAAGGTTTCCACTTCGTCGTTCAATTTACGATTGATGGACGCCATCTGCATCTCGTACTCGAAATCGGAGACCGCCCGCAGCCCCTTGATGATCACCCGCGCCCCCTTCTGGCGCATGTAGTCCACGAGCAGTCCGTGGAAAAAGTCCACCTCAACGTTGGGAATGTCCTGCGTGACCGCCTTCAAGAGCTCCACCCGCTCTTCCACTGTAAACAGCGGCGTCTTGTTCCGATTGCGCAGCACGGCGACAATCACCTTGTCGAACACCTTGGCGCCCCGCTGAATGATGTCCAAATGGCCATAGGTGACGGGATCGAAACTGCCGGGATACACGGCAACGATCACGTCAACTCCCCCTTTTCCTCGTCTTCCTCACCGGAATTGCCGCAATGGTTTTTCTCCTTCTCCTCTTCGTAGCGAAACACGGACAGCGCCGTATCGCCGTAAAGGCTCGTTTTCACTTTCACGAACCGCCCGATGCGCGCCGGCAATTCCACCGATCGGTGGTGTTCGGCCGCCGCCACCGCGCCGTCCTTCACGATGCCGCGCGCGGCGGCCTCGGCCAGATCCTCGGCAATGCGCTGGTTGGCGTACGGCGGGTCAAGAAACAGCACGTCAAAGCGAACCCCGCGCCGCCCCAGTTCGACCAGGGCGCGGCGGGCGTCGGCTCTGTACACGTCCGCCTGCGCGGTGAGCCCCAGCGCCTCGAGGTTGGTGCGGATGACGCGAACGGCCCGCGGGTTTGCGTCGACAAAGACGACACGCTCCAGCCCGCGGCTGAGCCCCTCGATGCCCAGCGCGCCGGTTCCGGCGTACAGGTCGAGCCCCCAACCGCCGGAAAAGTACGGACCGATGATGTTGAAGAGGGCTTCCTTCACCCGGTCCGTCGTCGGCCGGGTGTCCGTCCCGGGAACGGACGCGAGGCGGCGTCCCTTCAAGCGCCCGGCAATGACGCGCATCATTGTCCCCCCTATGGTCGTCCGCTTCCATGGTAGCACAACGGTTTCGACAAAAAAAGAAAGCGCCGTTTCGGCGCGGGGCCCCTGCATGGGAAACCGGTCGTGCAAAAAAATGTGGAGGACGAGGTATAATCGTGGCGATTTCGGTCAAAGATAGGACCAGCAGCACCTCCCCGGGTGTTGCGAAACCGCGGAGAAGCTTACGTTTCCCCACTAAGCTCTTCCTCCGGTTTCTCCTCTCCCAAATGGCCCGCATCCTTTCCCCGGGATGCGGGACTTTTTTATGTCATGGGCACCTGACGGATCAGCTTGCCTTCGAGGCGCGCGAAGATGTCCTCCAGCGACGGGCCGGTTACGGTGATGCCGTGGTTTTTGAGGCCGACCACCGCGCGGGACGGGTCCGGCGCGCGACGGATGCACCTGGCCACTTCCTGCGCCAGTTCCCGCGTGCCGCACGGGTAATTGATCTCCGTCGACGGGATCCCCTCCATCCACGCGTGCACGTGGACGATGGCCCCCACCTCGGGGTTCTCCTGGTAGATCATCCAGTGCTCGATGGCGTCCACCGACACCCGCCGCGGCTCGATGTGCGGCGGCACGCTCAAGACGATGGCGTTGGCGGCTTCGTCGTAGCCCTTGACAAGGAGGATGTCGCGGCCGATCTCGCGCAAATCGGCCTTGTTGACGCCGCTGGCGCTCATCCAGAACGTCGTTTCGTCGCGCCGCGCGCTGAGGTTGCCGTAGCTGAGGCCGCCAATCCCGAACAGCCGCTTGACGTGGCGCAGGTCGCGGGGATCGAGCAGCTCCTCGAGCGGAAAGGGGGCCGGCAGCACGTCCCATGCCGCAAGCCGCCGGCCGGCTTCGCGCAGCGCAGCCGTCCGCTCATCCCCCTCCCACAGCTGGGGCGGCAGGTCCGGCTCAAACCGGTTGTCGATGACGAGCTGCGCCGTGGCAAGCGGCGCCAGGCGGGCCCATACCCGCTCCATGTACACCTCGGGGTCGGGGCACTCGCCGATCGGGTAGCACCCCTGCTCCAGTGTGATGAAATAGGTCTCCGGTCGGTTCTCCTCCGCCGTGAGCACGATGAGCAGATTGGAAAGCGAACGCACCAGCAGGGGATAGGCCGCCGTGAGCACATTGGCCGGGCGCCGGGAAAGCTCGACGACGCCCACCACAAAGGTGGCCTGGGCCTTGCGGCGATAGGGGCGCGGCGCGTCGGCGTCGAGAAAATGGACCACCAACTTGACCGCCTCGTCCTCCCCTTCCTTCAGCGGCTCCCATCCGTGTCGAACCAGCACCTGCTGCAGGAGATGGCCGAAGCGGGCCGTGCGGGCGCTGCTTTGGCGACCGAAAACGCGAAAGCGCATGAGGCGCCTCCCTCCTTTTTTCAACCCCATCCTATATGTATGGCGCCGTGGGCCGATCATGCCGGGTGGGGCCACCAATTCCACCGGCCCATCAGCTTCATCAGCGCCGGAACGAGGAGCAGCCGGATCAGCGTCGCGTCGATGGCCACCGCCGCGGCGATGCCGAACCCGATCTGCTTTACCGGCTGGATGCCGGCCAAGGCAAAGGAGCCGGTGATGGCGATGATGATGAGCGCCGCGCTCGTGATGATCCGCCCGCTCTTGGTCAGCCCTTCGACAATGGCCCGCTGGAGATTCCCCGTGTGCCGGTACGCTTCGCGAATGCGCGCCAGCAAAAAGACTTCGTAGTCCATCGACAGGCCAAAGGCGACGCACAAGATGAAGACGGGGATGGAGGCATCCAGAAACGGGTGCGGCTGGGCGCCGAGCCATTCCGCGCCCCATCCTT from Calditerricola satsumensis encodes:
- a CDS encoding nucleotidyltransferase — protein: MRAVGIVVEYNPMHNGHAYHVARSRDVTGADVVVAVMSGNFLQRGEPALVNKWARAEMALRQGVDVVLELPAVYATQNAELFAWGAMACLEALGGIDTVCFGSESGAIDWMLELAERLAEEPEGFRARLREALAQGMSFPKAFGQAVNTWRAAQGLPPLPVDQPNNILGLHYCLALRRMNSAIRPVTIRREKAGYHDAAPTDKRIASATAIRRLWLEAGRLDAVRPYVPETTYAILRREEEAARAPMHWERLYPLLLHQFAVLEADEIAAIVDVDEGLEHRLLRAVRTAPSFEAFLRAAKTKRYTWTRLQRALVHLLLRLTKDRFRALDVRAGVPYLRVLGFTARGREFLRRRKKHLAVPLVTRASQLDHPLFAFDLRAARVYALGYPPEVAAAEWNREFRQPPVQV
- a CDS encoding SepM family pheromone-processing serine protease, with amino-acid sequence MSRGNVRALLKRLGIAVAVAAFLLVPVPYYVTKPGLAEPVHNVVRVEGARATDNGAFLFTTVSMMPGNVALYAIAALHPFYDALPKQQILAPHESPEEYTQRQLQEMRRSQENAEIVAFRKAGLPVTVRAVGVRVLEVLRAGAAADVLEPGDVIVRVGGRPVHTREELLEALKDRRVGETVRVAFLREGNAQEVSIRLKALPHQPGEAQRAGLGIVPATERSVTLPRRVTVNAGGIGGPSAGLMFALEILNQLEGRDWTKGYRIAGTGTIDESGRVGPVGGVHQKVWAAASAGADIFFAPAEAPPGERSNAEVAREAAARLGGKLRVVPVRTIDDALRFLAALPPKTDAGPDEGA
- a CDS encoding patatin-like phospholipase family protein, translated to MKTVGNAKIGLALGAGGARGMAHIGVLKVLEERGIRPHCIAGSSMGSLVGVLYANDLNLSLLERLAIQLRRKHWLDMTVPKLGFVAGEKVKQLVRLLTHGKNLEDLSLPVAVVATDLERGERVVFRTGPIDQAVRASMSIPGIFVPERIDGRLYVDGAVTDRLPVDVVRDMGADFIIAVDVTPFQLSTRIQSIFDVIAQTIDILEKEVNQSRVLHADVVIRPDVGRFSSTAFTNIAEIIAEGEKAARAMIDEIEEKLRRWEGTR
- the ylbJ gene encoding sporulation integral membrane protein YlbJ; this translates as MPKRSPLRTGLFGGLVLVVAACLVVAPKPALEASLRGLTIWWDIVFPALLPFLIVSEVLVAFGLAHFCGVLLEPFMRPLFNVPGTGALVLTMGFSSGYPVCAKMATRLAEEGLLTRSEAERLIAFATTADPLFIGGAVAVGFLHHPAAAGFLAAVHYGTALLIGVAMRFYDRHGARTVYRPPQGGWLLLRALRAMHQAREADRRPLGQVLGDAVWSSLQTLLMIGGFIILFSVLLDLLTRSGGAALLRAALALVLSPLGVPADLLPAFVAGTFEVTMGTRIASEAMATVSTPAVLASVSALLAWGGLSIHAQVASIVSAMGLRLKPYLIARVVHAVLSWLVAWWVSARWLPHALPVWTPIVPWAPQTGHLAGGWLQWGKATLLFALALALLGLAAFVGSRPFRRLRRR
- the coaD gene encoding pantetheine-phosphate adenylyltransferase, coding for MIVAVYPGSFDPVTYGHLDIIQRGAKVFDKVIVAVLRNRNKTPLFTVEERVELLKAVTQDIPNVEVDFFHGLLVDYMRQKGARVIIKGLRAVSDFEYEMQMASINRKLNDEVETFFMMTNNQYSFLSSSIVKEVARFGGPVNDLVPPIVEEALRRKYAELAAEASAPAQAAKGPRADERR
- the rsmD gene encoding 16S rRNA (guanine(966)-N(2))-methyltransferase RsmD; protein product: MRVIAGRLKGRRLASVPGTDTRPTTDRVKEALFNIIGPYFSGGWGLDLYAGTGALGIEGLSRGLERVVFVDANPRAVRVIRTNLEALGLTAQADVYRADARRALVELGRRGVRFDVLFLDPPYANQRIAEDLAEAAARGIVKDGAVAAAEHHRSVELPARIGRFVKVKTSLYGDTALSVFRYEEEKEKNHCGNSGEEDEEKGELT
- a CDS encoding class II aldolase/adducin family protein translates to MRFRVFGRQSSARTARFGHLLQQVLVRHGWEPLKEGEDEAVKLVVHFLDADAPRPYRRKAQATFVVGVVELSRRPANVLTAAYPLLVRSLSNLLIVLTAEENRPETYFITLEQGCYPIGECPDPEVYMERVWARLAPLATAQLVIDNRFEPDLPPQLWEGDERTAALREAGRRLAAWDVLPAPFPLEELLDPRDLRHVKRLFGIGGLSYGNLSARRDETTFWMSASGVNKADLREIGRDILLVKGYDEAANAIVLSVPPHIEPRRVSVDAIEHWMIYQENPEVGAIVHVHAWMEGIPSTEINYPCGTRELAQEVARCIRRAPDPSRAVVGLKNHGITVTGPSLEDIFARLEGKLIRQVPMT